The following proteins come from a genomic window of Kitasatospora sp. NBC_01246:
- a CDS encoding carbohydrate ABC transporter permease has product MAAISVAGKAARPTSEPRRRGRLGRGLRRNLTAHGFLLGALLCFCFFTWYPMVREVVMSFQRTRRGRTSWVGLDNVDQLLQDPAFWQAWRNTLVFTLLALVFGFAVPFLVAVLLNELRHAKAYLRVLVYLPVMMPPVASVLLFKYFYDPDHGLFNSVLRALHLPTSAWLDSPDTALLSVVIASTWMNMGGATLIYLAALQGIPGELYEAAELDGAGLWRRIWHVTVPQTRLVLSLLLLLQIVATMQVFVEPYLLTGGNGPQGSTTTVVHLVYQYAFNFNNYGAASALGLIMLLVLAGFSALYARLSREAD; this is encoded by the coding sequence ATGGCAGCGATCAGTGTCGCCGGGAAGGCGGCCCGGCCCACCAGTGAGCCCCGGCGGCGCGGCCGGCTGGGGCGGGGGCTGCGGCGCAACCTCACCGCGCACGGCTTCCTGCTCGGCGCACTGCTCTGTTTCTGCTTCTTCACCTGGTACCCGATGGTCCGTGAAGTCGTCATGAGCTTCCAGCGGACCAGGCGGGGCCGGACCAGCTGGGTCGGCCTGGACAACGTCGACCAGCTGCTCCAGGACCCGGCGTTCTGGCAGGCCTGGCGCAACACCCTGGTGTTCACCCTGCTGGCACTGGTGTTCGGCTTCGCGGTGCCGTTCCTGGTCGCCGTGCTGCTGAACGAGCTGCGGCACGCCAAGGCCTACCTGCGGGTGCTGGTCTACCTGCCGGTGATGATGCCGCCGGTGGCCTCCGTGCTGCTCTTCAAGTACTTCTACGACCCGGACCACGGGTTGTTCAACAGCGTGCTGCGGGCGCTCCACCTGCCGACCTCGGCCTGGCTCGACTCGCCCGACACCGCGCTGCTCTCGGTGGTCATCGCCTCCACCTGGATGAACATGGGCGGCGCCACCCTGATCTACCTGGCGGCCCTCCAGGGCATCCCGGGGGAGCTCTACGAGGCGGCCGAACTGGACGGGGCCGGCCTGTGGCGCCGGATCTGGCACGTGACCGTCCCGCAGACCAGGCTGGTGCTCTCGCTCCTGCTGCTGCTCCAGATCGTCGCCACCATGCAGGTGTTCGTCGAGCCCTACCTGCTGACCGGTGGCAACGGGCCGCAGGGCTCCACCACCACCGTGGTCCACCTCGTCTACCAGTACGCCTTCAACTTCAACAACTACGGCGCCGCCTCGGCGCTCGGCCTGATCATGCTGCTGGTGCTGGCCGGATTCTCCGCCCTGTACGCGCGGCTGTCGCGCGAGGCCGACTGA
- the meaB gene encoding methylmalonyl Co-A mutase-associated GTPase MeaB produces the protein MAPRTIDLDQYAQGVREGSRAFIARAITLVESTRPDHRALAQQLLTRLLPHAGGAVRVGITGVPGVGKSTFIDAFGTRLTALGHKVAVLAVDPTSSRTGGSILGDKTRMERLAVDPAAFVRPSPTSGTLGGVARATRESMVVMEAAGYDVVLIETVGVGQSETAVAGMVDSFLLLSLARTGDQLQGIKKGVLELADVIAVNKADGPHETDAKAAARELAGALRLLQAPDAPWTPPVLTCSGRDGTGLDTLWERLQQHRKVLDATGALEAKRRDQQVEWTWAMVHDQLYAQLHEHPEVRRLAPALEREVREGTLPASLAAQRLLDAFRTP, from the coding sequence ATGGCGCCCCGGACGATCGACCTCGACCAGTACGCCCAGGGGGTGCGGGAGGGCTCGCGCGCGTTCATCGCGCGGGCCATCACCCTCGTGGAGTCCACCCGGCCCGACCACCGCGCGCTGGCGCAGCAGTTGCTCACCCGGCTGCTGCCGCACGCGGGCGGCGCGGTCCGGGTGGGCATCACCGGCGTCCCCGGTGTCGGCAAGTCGACCTTCATCGACGCCTTCGGCACCCGGCTCACCGCCCTCGGACACAAGGTCGCGGTGCTCGCCGTCGACCCGACGTCCAGCCGGACCGGCGGCTCGATCCTGGGTGACAAGACCCGGATGGAGCGGCTCGCGGTCGACCCCGCGGCGTTCGTCCGCCCCTCCCCCACCTCCGGCACGCTGGGCGGGGTGGCCCGGGCCACCCGGGAGTCGATGGTGGTGATGGAGGCCGCCGGCTACGACGTGGTCCTCATCGAGACGGTCGGCGTCGGGCAGTCGGAGACCGCGGTCGCGGGCATGGTGGACTCCTTCCTGCTGCTCTCGCTGGCCCGCACCGGGGACCAGCTCCAGGGCATCAAGAAGGGCGTGCTGGAGCTCGCCGACGTGATCGCCGTCAACAAGGCGGACGGGCCGCACGAGACCGACGCCAAGGCCGCCGCGCGCGAACTCGCCGGCGCGCTGCGGCTGTTGCAGGCCCCGGACGCGCCGTGGACGCCGCCGGTGCTCACCTGCAGCGGCCGCGACGGCACCGGGCTGGACACCCTGTGGGAGCGGTTGCAGCAGCACCGCAAGGTCCTCGACGCGACCGGCGCGCTGGAGGCCAAGCGCCGCGACCAGCAGGTGGAGTGGACCTGGGCGATGGTGCACGACCAGCTCTACGCCCAGCTCCACGAACACCCCGAGGTCCGCCGCCTGGCCCCCGCCCTGGAACGCGAGGTCCGCGAGGGCACCCTCCCGGCGAGCCTGGCGGCGCAGCGCCTCCTGGACGCCTTCCGCACCCCCTGA
- a CDS encoding methylmalonyl-CoA mutase subunit beta, which yields MTVPPEGLPLAAEFPAAHREQWQHLVESVLRKSGAQPADGAAAEQALTTALQDGLRARPLYTAEDSPAEPGYPGFPPFVRGGRPQGSTVSGWDVRQRHTDPDPRRANEAVLADLENGGSSLWLELGGDALPVAALPDVLTGVYLDLAGIVLDAGPEFAEAAEQLFKLYEEREVSAGAAAGNLGADPLGLQARTGQAGRTEALLTGATALAARCAAGFPGLRALVVDALPYHEAGASPAQELGCSLATGVAYLRALTAAGLPVDAALGQLEFRYAADADQFLTIAKFRAARRLWARVAEVSGAAPEASAQRQHAVTSAVMMTERDPWVNMLRTTVACLAAGVGGADAVSVQPFDSAVGLSDAFARRIARNTQAILLEESHLARVVDPAGGSWYVERLTDELAHAAWAWFQEIERAGGQQAALGSGLVGERIAATWAERSVALAKRREPITGVSEFPNLGEQPLVREPAPAGPGGGLPRVRRSEAYEALRARSDARLAATGARPALFLASLGTASAHTARTTFAANLFQAGGIATTSAETALTGPDVAAAAAGAFTASGARVACLCSSDQVYGEHAEAVAAALKAAGARRVLLAGRPGERREAYERAGVDGFVFAGSDAVAVLTSLLDEITDESGVA from the coding sequence ATGACGGTCCCGCCCGAAGGGCTTCCCCTGGCCGCCGAATTCCCGGCCGCACACCGCGAGCAGTGGCAGCACCTCGTCGAGAGCGTGCTGCGAAAGTCGGGTGCGCAGCCCGCGGACGGCGCAGCGGCCGAGCAGGCGCTCACCACCGCACTCCAGGACGGGCTGCGCGCCCGCCCGCTGTACACCGCCGAGGACTCCCCGGCCGAGCCCGGCTACCCCGGCTTCCCGCCGTTCGTCCGCGGCGGCCGGCCGCAGGGCAGCACGGTCTCCGGCTGGGACGTCCGCCAGCGGCACACCGATCCGGACCCGCGCCGGGCCAACGAGGCCGTGCTGGCCGATCTGGAGAACGGCGGCAGCTCGCTCTGGCTTGAGCTGGGCGGCGACGCCCTGCCGGTCGCGGCCCTGCCCGACGTGCTGACCGGCGTCTACCTCGACCTGGCCGGCATCGTGCTCGACGCCGGCCCGGAATTCGCCGAAGCCGCCGAGCAGTTGTTCAAGCTCTACGAGGAGCGCGAGGTGTCCGCCGGCGCCGCCGCGGGCAACCTCGGCGCCGACCCGCTGGGCCTCCAGGCCCGCACCGGCCAGGCCGGGCGCACCGAGGCGCTGCTCACCGGGGCCACCGCCCTCGCGGCCCGCTGCGCCGCGGGCTTCCCGGGCCTGCGCGCCCTCGTCGTCGACGCCCTCCCCTACCACGAGGCCGGCGCCTCCCCCGCGCAGGAGCTCGGCTGCTCCCTCGCCACCGGCGTCGCCTACCTGCGGGCCCTCACCGCCGCCGGGCTGCCGGTCGACGCCGCGCTCGGCCAGCTGGAGTTCCGCTACGCGGCCGACGCCGACCAGTTCCTGACGATCGCCAAGTTCCGGGCCGCGCGCCGGCTCTGGGCCCGGGTGGCCGAGGTGTCGGGGGCCGCGCCGGAGGCCTCGGCGCAGCGCCAGCACGCCGTCACCTCCGCCGTGATGATGACCGAGCGCGACCCGTGGGTGAACATGCTGCGCACCACGGTGGCCTGCCTGGCCGCCGGGGTCGGCGGCGCGGACGCGGTGAGCGTCCAGCCGTTCGACAGCGCGGTCGGCCTCTCCGACGCCTTCGCCCGCCGGATCGCCCGCAACACCCAGGCGATCCTGCTGGAGGAGTCGCACCTGGCCCGGGTCGTCGACCCGGCCGGCGGCTCCTGGTACGTGGAGCGGCTGACCGACGAGCTCGCGCACGCCGCCTGGGCCTGGTTCCAGGAGATCGAGCGGGCCGGCGGCCAGCAGGCCGCCCTGGGCTCCGGCCTGGTCGGCGAGCGGATCGCCGCCACCTGGGCGGAGCGCTCGGTGGCGCTCGCCAAGCGGCGCGAACCCATCACCGGCGTCAGCGAGTTCCCGAACCTCGGCGAGCAGCCGCTGGTCCGCGAGCCGGCCCCGGCCGGGCCCGGCGGCGGTCTGCCGCGGGTGCGCCGGTCCGAGGCCTACGAGGCGCTGCGCGCCCGCTCGGACGCCCGGCTGGCCGCCACCGGGGCCCGGCCGGCGCTCTTCCTGGCCTCGCTCGGGACGGCCTCCGCGCACACCGCGCGGACCACCTTCGCGGCCAACCTGTTCCAGGCCGGCGGCATCGCGACCACCTCCGCCGAGACCGCGCTGACCGGGCCGGACGTCGCGGCCGCGGCCGCCGGGGCGTTCACCGCCTCCGGCGCCCGGGTGGCCTGCCTCTGCTCCAGCGACCAGGTGTACGGCGAGCACGCCGAGGCGGTGGCCGCGGCGCTCAAGGCCGCCGGCGCCCGGCGGGTGCTGCTGGCCGGCCGGCCCGGTGAGCGGCGCGAGGCGTACGAGCGGGCGGGCGTGGACGGGTTCGTCTTCGCGGGCAGCGACGCCGTCGCGGTCCTGACCTCGCTCCTGGACGAGATCACCGACGAAAGCGGAGTGGCCTGA
- a CDS encoding ATP-binding protein, with protein MGWNMIVSPLGTARFPVPLEWGVPPGVEAVPAARRMVMAIVRDWGVPLPPDALQDVELCASEVIANALVHTAERCVVTVRRRAGRLRVEVADGSVVLPRQERDAESCGGRGLLLVEALAHAWGWQPVGAGKVVWFEFLESRESPCPTRGWGTAYGLRALPEAA; from the coding sequence ATGGGGTGGAACATGATCGTCAGTCCGCTCGGCACCGCGCGGTTTCCGGTTCCGTTGGAGTGGGGTGTACCGCCGGGGGTGGAGGCGGTACCGGCGGCGCGGCGGATGGTGATGGCGATCGTGCGTGACTGGGGCGTGCCGCTCCCACCCGATGCGCTCCAGGACGTGGAACTCTGTGCGAGCGAGGTGATCGCGAACGCGCTGGTGCACACCGCGGAGCGCTGCGTGGTGACCGTCCGGCGTCGTGCCGGACGGTTGCGGGTGGAGGTCGCCGATGGGTCCGTGGTGCTCCCGCGACAGGAGCGTGACGCCGAATCGTGCGGTGGGCGCGGACTGTTGTTGGTGGAGGCGTTGGCGCACGCCTGGGGGTGGCAGCCGGTGGGCGCGGGCAAGGTGGTCTGGTTCGAGTTCCTGGAGAGTCGTGAATCGCCGTGCCCCACCCGCGGGTGGGGCACGGCGTACGGCCTTCGCGCGCTGCCCGAGGCGGCGTAG
- a CDS encoding carbohydrate ABC transporter permease, with protein sequence MGAPVQPQTRTLISQTQLDRPRGRLLYRLTLVATVVVFTLVFLGPLYWLVTGGLKSTAEVVRNPPTLFPAELHPDTYATAWSRLGLGRLLFNTLYYAFGALAFQLVLDVAAAYALSKLRPVLGNLILGMMLATLMIPAAVLVVPQYLTVLDLPLLHVNLINTPWAIWLPTVANAFNIFLLKRFFDSIPEDLMAAAAIDGATPLRALRSIVLPMSRPILGVVSIFAVVNVWKDFLWPMLVQPDPARQTLNIGIKSLSTGVPQNVVIAALAIASAPTVVFFLIFQRNIMSGLTSGGLKG encoded by the coding sequence ATGGGAGCCCCGGTGCAGCCGCAGACCCGGACGCTGATCTCGCAGACCCAACTCGACCGCCCACGCGGCCGACTGCTCTACCGGCTGACCCTGGTGGCGACCGTCGTGGTCTTCACCCTGGTCTTCCTCGGCCCGCTGTACTGGCTGGTGACCGGCGGCCTGAAGTCCACCGCCGAGGTGGTCCGCAACCCGCCCACGCTCTTCCCCGCCGAGCTCCACCCGGACACCTACGCGACCGCGTGGAGCCGGCTCGGCCTCGGCCGGCTGCTCTTCAACACGCTGTACTACGCCTTCGGCGCGCTCGCCTTCCAGCTGGTCCTCGACGTGGCGGCGGCCTACGCGCTGTCCAAGCTGCGGCCCGTCCTGGGCAATCTGATCCTCGGCATGATGCTGGCCACCCTGATGATCCCGGCCGCGGTGCTGGTCGTCCCGCAGTACCTGACCGTCCTGGACCTGCCGCTGCTGCACGTCAACCTGATCAACACGCCCTGGGCGATCTGGTTGCCGACGGTGGCCAACGCCTTCAACATCTTCCTGCTGAAACGGTTCTTCGACTCCATCCCGGAGGACCTCATGGCGGCCGCCGCGATCGACGGCGCCACCCCGCTGCGCGCCCTGCGCTCCATCGTGCTGCCGATGTCCCGGCCGATCCTCGGCGTGGTCTCGATCTTCGCCGTGGTGAACGTCTGGAAGGACTTCCTCTGGCCGATGCTCGTCCAGCCGGACCCGGCCCGGCAGACCCTCAACATCGGCATCAAGTCGCTCTCCACGGGCGTGCCGCAGAACGTCGTCATCGCGGCCCTGGCCATCGCCTCGGCGCCGACCGTCGTCTTCTTCCTGATCTTCCAACGCAACATCATGTCCGGGCTCACCTCGGGTGGACTCAAAGGCTGA
- a CDS encoding C40 family peptidase, whose product MSTALAGGAVLAAGTAQAEPAPTPDAVKEQVDRLNEEAEQSIERHNGFQEKRQRLQGEANRIQDEVVRGQEAMNELRTRLGAVAAEQYRTGGIDPSVRLMLDSDPGGYLAKASAQNQVLDSQAALLAQARSEQRRLDQDRAEAAATLAELDAAGTALAAEKKAIQGKLAAAQALLNRLSAADRAKVNAQDAAGRASRATARPAYDGPATGRAAAAVRFAYAQLGKPYVWGATGPAGFDCSGLTGAAWRAADVKLPRISQDQWKTGLRVARGDLQPGDLVFFYPDLHHVGLYIGEGKMIHAPRTGKNVEVLPIDVMPYVGAVRL is encoded by the coding sequence ATGAGCACGGCACTGGCGGGCGGCGCGGTGCTCGCGGCCGGTACCGCGCAGGCCGAGCCCGCGCCCACGCCCGACGCCGTCAAGGAGCAGGTCGACCGCCTCAACGAGGAGGCCGAACAGTCGATCGAGCGCCACAACGGCTTCCAGGAGAAGCGGCAGCGGCTCCAGGGCGAGGCCAACCGGATCCAGGACGAGGTCGTCCGGGGCCAGGAGGCGATGAACGAGCTGCGCACCCGGCTGGGCGCCGTCGCCGCCGAGCAGTACCGCACCGGCGGCATCGACCCGTCCGTGCGGCTGATGCTCGACTCCGACCCGGGCGGCTACCTGGCCAAGGCCTCGGCGCAGAACCAGGTCCTCGACTCCCAGGCCGCGCTGCTCGCGCAGGCCCGCAGCGAGCAGCGCCGGCTCGACCAGGACCGCGCCGAGGCCGCCGCCACCCTTGCCGAGCTCGACGCGGCCGGTACCGCGCTGGCCGCGGAGAAGAAGGCGATCCAGGGGAAGCTCGCCGCGGCGCAGGCGCTGCTGAACCGGCTCAGTGCCGCCGACCGGGCCAAGGTCAACGCCCAGGACGCCGCCGGCCGGGCGTCCCGGGCCACCGCGCGCCCCGCCTACGACGGCCCGGCCACCGGCCGGGCCGCGGCGGCCGTCCGGTTCGCCTACGCGCAGCTCGGCAAGCCCTACGTCTGGGGCGCCACCGGACCCGCCGGCTTCGACTGCTCCGGTCTGACCGGCGCGGCCTGGCGGGCCGCCGACGTCAAGCTGCCCCGGATCTCCCAGGACCAGTGGAAGACCGGCCTGCGGGTGGCCCGCGGCGACCTCCAGCCCGGTGACCTCGTCTTCTTCTACCCGGACCTGCACCACGTCGGCCTCTACATCGGCGAGGGCAAGATGATCCACGCGCCGCGCACCGGCAAGAACGTCGAGGTGCTGCCGATCGACGTGATGCCGTACGTCGGCGCCGTCCGCCTGTAG
- a CDS encoding ABC transporter substrate-binding protein gives MNRTGLRRRTAAVAVAAGLAFSLAACGSSDDSGAAGAAPSGGAGSTLDPNAKVSISVDCQPPVTKAAERKQWAEDVEAFHQRYPNVTITSKDASPCEEPAPFTAQLKGRTQTDVFYTYFTDLDQVLDEGAAEDISGYVDETTVPALKDIDPSVLATLKDGDKLYGLPTSNYKLGLLYNRKLFKQAGLDPDKPPTTWPEIREAAKRIAALGNGVNGYGDYSATNQGGWHFTAELYGLGGRMVGEDGRKAAFNTAEGRQVLQTLYDMRWTDDSMGSAQSLKWPDLMTRMSTDRLGMYIGAPDDITYMVQTLNGDYADYGMGPMPGGKAALLGGNDYMVKKGSSPDQIRAAVAWVNFKFLTQGKGQFDYARTKADGLPVGLPQPFFLTGASLEQDNRAKAASATVPVQNYAPYLAASVPGRTEPAHAQQIYKVLDNAMSAVLTDKGADVAKLLNDAETQVNQVLASLQ, from the coding sequence ATGAACAGAACCGGGCTCCGCCGGAGAACCGCCGCCGTCGCCGTGGCCGCAGGACTGGCCTTCTCCCTTGCCGCGTGCGGCAGTTCGGACGACAGCGGGGCAGCCGGCGCGGCGCCGTCGGGCGGCGCCGGCTCGACCCTGGACCCGAACGCGAAGGTCAGCATCAGCGTCGACTGCCAGCCCCCGGTCACCAAGGCCGCCGAGCGCAAGCAGTGGGCCGAGGACGTCGAGGCGTTCCACCAGCGCTACCCGAACGTCACGATCACCAGCAAGGACGCCTCGCCCTGCGAGGAGCCCGCGCCGTTCACCGCCCAGCTCAAGGGCCGGACCCAGACCGACGTCTTCTACACCTACTTCACCGACCTCGACCAGGTGCTGGACGAGGGCGCGGCCGAGGACATCTCCGGCTACGTCGACGAGACGACCGTGCCGGCGCTGAAGGACATCGACCCCTCGGTGCTCGCCACGCTCAAGGACGGCGACAAGCTCTACGGCCTGCCCACCTCGAACTACAAGCTGGGCCTGCTCTACAACCGCAAGCTGTTCAAGCAGGCCGGGCTCGACCCGGACAAGCCCCCCACGACCTGGCCGGAGATCCGCGAGGCCGCGAAGCGGATCGCCGCGCTCGGCAACGGGGTCAACGGCTACGGCGACTACAGCGCGACCAACCAGGGCGGCTGGCACTTCACCGCCGAGCTGTACGGGCTGGGCGGCCGGATGGTCGGCGAGGACGGCCGGAAGGCCGCGTTCAACACCGCCGAGGGCCGGCAGGTCCTGCAGACCCTGTACGACATGCGCTGGACCGACGACTCGATGGGCTCCGCGCAGAGCCTCAAGTGGCCCGACCTGATGACCCGGATGTCCACCGACCGGCTCGGGATGTACATCGGCGCCCCGGACGACATCACCTACATGGTGCAGACCCTGAACGGGGACTACGCCGACTACGGCATGGGGCCGATGCCCGGCGGCAAGGCCGCGCTGCTCGGCGGCAACGACTACATGGTCAAGAAGGGCTCCAGCCCGGACCAGATCAGGGCGGCCGTCGCCTGGGTGAACTTCAAGTTCCTCACCCAGGGCAAGGGCCAGTTCGACTACGCCCGGACCAAGGCGGACGGCCTGCCGGTCGGCCTCCCGCAGCCCTTCTTCCTCACCGGCGCCTCGCTGGAGCAGGACAACCGGGCGAAGGCGGCCAGCGCCACCGTCCCGGTCCAGAACTACGCGCCCTACCTCGCCGCGTCCGTGCCGGGCCGCACCGAGCCGGCCCACGCGCAGCAGATCTACAAGGTGCTCGACAACGCGATGTCGGCCGTGCTGACCGACAAGGGCGCCGACGTCGCCAAGCTGCTGAACGACGCCGAGACCCAGGTCAACCAGGTACTGGCCAGCCTCCAGTAG
- a CDS encoding putative quinol monooxygenase — protein sequence MGFGLVVRFVARDAAAAQAFDELAGEALEGIRSEEPGTLVYVNHAVPEEPHIRVFYELYADREAFEAHERQPHVRRFLAERGQYLESFEVTFLDEIAGKGSSGDPAAR from the coding sequence ATGGGATTCGGTCTTGTTGTGCGCTTCGTCGCTCGCGACGCGGCGGCGGCCCAGGCCTTCGACGAGCTGGCGGGGGAGGCGCTCGAAGGGATTCGTTCCGAGGAGCCCGGCACCCTCGTCTACGTCAACCACGCGGTGCCGGAGGAACCACACATTCGAGTCTTCTACGAGCTGTACGCCGACCGCGAAGCGTTCGAGGCGCATGAACGCCAACCGCACGTCCGCCGGTTCCTGGCAGAGCGTGGCCAGTACCTCGAATCGTTCGAGGTCACGTTCCTGGACGAGATCGCCGGCAAGGGCTCGTCCGGCGACCCGGCCGCCCGGTGA
- the scpA gene encoding methylmalonyl-CoA mutase, which translates to MMIPDFTGIGLDADGRSDVTGEQWRASWRQATGKDVDEQLWDTPEGIGVKPLYTADDLAGLDFLGTYPGIAPYLRGPYPTMYVNQPWTVRQYAGFSTAEESNAFYRRNLAAGQKGLSVAFDLPTHRGYDSDHPRVTGDVGMAGVAIDSIYDMRQLFDGIPLDKMSVSMTMNGAVLPVLALYIVAAEEQGVAPEKLAGTIQNDILKEFMVRNTYIYPPQPSMRIISDIFAYTSQKMPRYNSISISGYHIQEAGATADLELAYTLADGVEYLRAGLDVGLDVDAFAPRLSFFWAIGMNFFMEVAKLRAARLLWAKLVKQFDPKNAKSLSLRTHSQTSGWSLTAQDVFNNVTRTCVEAMAATQGHTQSLHTNALDEALALPTDFSARIARNTQLLLQQESGTCRSIDPWGGSAYVEKLTHDLARRAWQHIQEVEAAGGMAKAIDAGIPKLRVEEAAARTQARIDSGRQPVIGVNKYRVDSDEQIDVLKVDNSSVRTRQIEKLRRLREERDEAVTQAALHALTRAAEAGPQRGGGLDGNLLALAVDAARAKATVGEISDALEKVYGRHSGQIRTISGVYRDEAGPSAPLQRTRDLVERFERAEGRRPRILVAKMGQDGHDRGQKVIATAFADLGFTVDVGPLFQTPAEVARQAVEADVHIVGVSSLAAGHLTLVPALRAELAEAGREDITIVVGGVIPPGDFEALYEAGAAAVFPPGTVIPEAAFDLLKSLAADLGHEL; encoded by the coding sequence CTGATGATCCCCGACTTCACCGGAATCGGGCTGGACGCGGACGGCCGCTCGGACGTCACCGGCGAGCAGTGGCGCGCCTCCTGGCGGCAGGCGACCGGCAAGGACGTCGACGAGCAGCTCTGGGACACCCCCGAGGGCATCGGCGTCAAGCCGCTCTACACCGCGGACGACCTGGCGGGCCTGGACTTCCTGGGCACCTACCCCGGCATCGCCCCGTACCTGCGCGGCCCGTACCCGACGATGTACGTCAACCAGCCGTGGACGGTCCGGCAGTACGCCGGCTTCTCCACCGCCGAGGAGTCCAACGCCTTCTACCGCCGCAACCTGGCGGCCGGTCAGAAGGGCCTGTCGGTCGCGTTCGACCTGCCGACCCACCGCGGCTACGACAGCGACCACCCGCGGGTCACCGGCGACGTCGGCATGGCCGGCGTGGCGATCGACTCCATCTACGACATGCGCCAGCTCTTCGACGGCATCCCGCTGGACAAGATGTCGGTGTCGATGACCATGAACGGCGCGGTACTGCCCGTCCTGGCGCTGTACATCGTCGCGGCCGAGGAGCAGGGGGTGGCGCCCGAGAAGCTCGCGGGGACCATCCAGAACGACATCCTCAAGGAGTTCATGGTCCGCAACACCTACATCTACCCGCCGCAGCCGTCGATGCGGATCATCTCGGACATCTTCGCGTACACCTCGCAGAAGATGCCGCGGTACAACTCGATCTCCATCTCCGGCTACCACATCCAGGAGGCCGGGGCCACCGCCGACCTGGAGCTGGCCTACACCCTGGCCGACGGCGTGGAGTACCTGCGGGCGGGCCTGGACGTCGGGCTGGACGTGGACGCCTTCGCGCCACGCCTGTCGTTCTTCTGGGCGATCGGGATGAACTTCTTCATGGAGGTCGCCAAGCTGCGCGCGGCCCGGCTGCTCTGGGCCAAGCTGGTCAAGCAGTTCGACCCGAAGAACGCCAAGTCGCTGTCGCTGCGCACCCACTCGCAGACCTCCGGCTGGTCGCTGACCGCGCAGGACGTGTTCAACAACGTCACCCGCACCTGCGTCGAGGCGATGGCGGCCACCCAGGGCCACACCCAGTCGCTGCACACCAACGCGCTCGACGAGGCGCTGGCACTGCCGACCGACTTCTCCGCCCGGATCGCCCGCAACACCCAGCTGCTGCTCCAGCAGGAGTCCGGCACCTGCCGGTCGATCGACCCGTGGGGCGGCTCCGCGTACGTCGAGAAGCTGACCCACGACCTGGCCCGCCGCGCCTGGCAGCACATCCAGGAGGTGGAGGCGGCCGGCGGCATGGCCAAGGCCATCGACGCGGGCATCCCCAAGCTGCGCGTGGAGGAGGCCGCCGCCCGCACCCAGGCCCGGATCGACTCCGGCCGCCAGCCGGTGATCGGCGTCAACAAGTACCGGGTGGACAGCGACGAGCAGATCGACGTGCTCAAGGTCGACAACTCCTCGGTGCGCACCCGCCAGATCGAGAAGCTGCGCCGGCTGCGCGAGGAGCGCGACGAGGCCGTCACCCAGGCCGCCCTGCACGCGCTCACCCGGGCCGCCGAGGCCGGTCCGCAGCGCGGCGGCGGCCTGGACGGCAACCTGCTCGCGCTGGCCGTGGACGCGGCCCGCGCCAAGGCCACCGTCGGCGAGATCTCGGACGCCCTGGAGAAGGTGTACGGCCGGCACTCGGGCCAGATCCGTACCATTTCTGGTGTGTACCGAGACGAAGCCGGGCCGTCGGCCCCCCTCCAGCGCACCCGTGACCTGGTCGAGCGGTTCGAGCGGGCCGAGGGCCGGCGTCCGCGCATCCTGGTCGCCAAGATGGGCCAGGACGGCCACGACCGCGGCCAGAAGGTGATCGCCACCGCCTTCGCCGACCTCGGCTTCACGGTCGACGTCGGTCCGCTGTTCCAGACCCCGGCGGAGGTCGCCCGCCAGGCCGTCGAGGCGGACGTGCACATCGTCGGCGTCTCCTCGCTGGCCGCCGGCCACCTCACCCTGGTGCCTGCGCTGCGCGCCGAACTCGCCGAGGCCGGCCGGGAGGACATCACCATCGTGGTCGGCGGGGTCATCCCCCCGGGCGACTTCGAGGCGCTCTACGAGGCCGGGGCGGCCGCCGTCTTCCCGCCCGGCACGGTGATCCCGGAGGCCGCCTTCGACCTGCTGAAGTCGCTCGCCGCCGACCTCGGCCACGAGTTGTGA